One genomic window of Calditrichota bacterium includes the following:
- a CDS encoding T9SS type A sorting domain-containing protein — MNRFYPFGLAGGVDSQIRKCPRPAQSSRHQVQEERMIRKVLLPTAMTLLVAAASLWARGGAPVPAQLDLKSPAYAPLVKIVTGDEPLPASVFDITPVYDDVERPRRDPPVGQLTTYGRTYYDYQHNGTISKMVHLDTDGGVHFTYMRGYVADIAGTRRQFYNFLDEGGNWLLGPDDLGGVIDNGTRSGYGMVTVLPADNRAMPIYHVLGHVEQDRTYLGSAQSADFARGFGAFSAHYPSAWNNVQLAWPKADISRNNITHMTATENGGEQQIWQRVAYWRGTPTNNNFEEWQWLNPPINVDTAGCITSIVSASPTSNRVVVAWHHNRVGANLGAWDGFRGAWQRNNDIRYIVSENGRDFDWQNGIRSLTNIIPIDPELVNVDRTAALGDTFRPYTDVDIQFDPWGDEGLYAAFSVCGFWENPEPGGDPVTGVTGEHDYLLFWNGQEDTITFVFDGWYFNRTANATRTGAWRMNADRPSIAFDPEEEGKIYLVWVNFPKIMEVNEQGDGFDYLEGATDTSTAGYNNAEIMVSISTDFGITWREPINITNTRWEEEEAPQPGQCQSENWPSVSARVDDALHITYIKDLDAGGIPQNEGTATNNPVIYQRIPLDQLDLNDPVALPTDGWIFHNHPQARPQIDERSVRRSSGMVLTGQAVQVTATVVPGGANQLPDDGVLLLVSYNNGEEQAIQMARVQGDVWGASIPGQDEGTTVYYRIQATNSVGLTSFSPQQNYRFGYVVRNNGGLRVRDVQFRPANWETDYSIYRGYEVTLTGVVTTPSSFAQTYGAYVIQDAAAGWSGIMVRGVQQELQVGARVRVTGTVMEQDPQNRRVWEFCTYIQTANIEVLGQENPPAPVLVGGVSDLTFARRAEELEGVLVRLLDFEVDTLSGINPDATQYWPITDRTGEGWFTTIGLTEGQIGEANIRSFRQGTTIQSMTGIFTENNGRYALAPRSGQDIGPADVREPGTGPVYGFALHPSFPNPFNGRTTVGFELSRRGRIELGLYDMAGRLIADVTNGNYEAGRHNLVIDASELPSGVYMLRLEAADGRVASRKLALVK, encoded by the coding sequence ATGAATCGGTTTTACCCGTTCGGCCTTGCCGGCGGGGTTGACTCCCAAATTCGAAAATGCCCACGACCGGCTCAATCAAGCCGGCATCAAGTTCAGGAGGAAAGAATGATCAGGAAGGTTCTGCTTCCTACGGCAATGACCCTTCTGGTGGCTGCAGCGAGCCTTTGGGCTCGTGGAGGCGCACCGGTGCCGGCCCAACTCGACCTAAAGTCCCCCGCATACGCGCCACTGGTGAAAATCGTTACCGGCGACGAGCCGCTTCCGGCTTCGGTCTTCGACATCACTCCCGTCTATGACGATGTCGAGCGGCCGCGGCGCGATCCGCCGGTCGGCCAGTTGACGACCTACGGCCGGACTTACTACGACTATCAACACAACGGGACCATCAGCAAAATGGTCCATCTCGACACCGACGGCGGGGTGCATTTCACCTATATGCGCGGCTATGTTGCCGACATTGCCGGCACCCGGCGCCAGTTCTACAACTTCCTCGATGAGGGTGGCAACTGGCTGCTCGGGCCGGACGACCTTGGCGGCGTGATCGACAACGGCACCCGTTCTGGTTATGGAATGGTCACCGTGCTGCCCGCCGACAACCGCGCGATGCCGATCTATCATGTGCTCGGGCACGTCGAGCAGGATCGCACCTACCTCGGGTCAGCGCAGTCGGCCGACTTTGCCCGCGGCTTCGGAGCCTTCAGCGCTCACTATCCGTCGGCCTGGAACAACGTCCAACTGGCCTGGCCGAAGGCGGACATCAGCCGCAACAACATCACCCATATGACGGCGACCGAGAACGGCGGTGAGCAGCAAATCTGGCAGCGGGTCGCCTACTGGCGCGGCACGCCCACCAACAACAATTTCGAAGAGTGGCAGTGGCTCAATCCGCCCATAAACGTCGATACCGCTGGTTGCATCACTTCGATCGTTTCGGCATCGCCGACATCGAACCGCGTGGTCGTGGCCTGGCATCACAACCGGGTCGGTGCCAATCTCGGTGCTTGGGACGGCTTCCGCGGCGCCTGGCAGCGCAATAATGACATTCGCTATATCGTCTCCGAGAATGGTCGTGACTTCGACTGGCAGAACGGCATCCGGAGTCTGACCAATATCATCCCCATCGACCCCGAATTGGTCAATGTGGACCGGACCGCTGCACTTGGCGACACCTTTCGCCCCTACACCGACGTTGACATTCAGTTTGACCCCTGGGGTGATGAAGGCCTCTATGCGGCGTTCTCGGTCTGCGGCTTCTGGGAGAACCCCGAGCCGGGCGGCGATCCGGTTACCGGCGTCACCGGAGAGCACGACTACCTGCTCTTCTGGAACGGCCAGGAGGACACGATTACTTTCGTTTTCGACGGCTGGTATTTCAACCGGACCGCAAACGCCACCCGCACCGGCGCCTGGCGGATGAACGCCGACCGGCCTTCGATTGCTTTTGACCCTGAAGAAGAGGGCAAGATTTACCTCGTCTGGGTCAACTTCCCGAAGATCATGGAGGTGAACGAGCAAGGTGACGGCTTCGATTACCTTGAAGGCGCCACCGACACCTCGACGGCAGGTTACAACAACGCCGAGATCATGGTCTCGATTTCGACCGACTTCGGCATAACCTGGCGCGAGCCGATCAACATCACCAACACCCGTTGGGAGGAGGAGGAAGCGCCGCAGCCGGGTCAGTGCCAAAGCGAGAACTGGCCTTCGGTCTCGGCGCGCGTCGATGATGCTCTTCACATCACCTACATCAAAGACCTTGATGCCGGCGGCATTCCTCAAAACGAGGGCACCGCGACTAACAACCCGGTGATCTATCAGCGCATTCCGCTCGATCAACTCGACTTGAACGATCCGGTTGCACTCCCCACCGACGGCTGGATCTTCCACAATCATCCCCAAGCCCGCCCGCAGATCGATGAGCGGTCGGTGCGCCGCAGTTCCGGGATGGTGCTCACGGGTCAGGCGGTGCAGGTAACCGCCACCGTCGTCCCCGGCGGTGCCAACCAGTTGCCGGATGACGGGGTGCTGTTGCTCGTCTCCTACAACAACGGCGAAGAACAAGCGATCCAGATGGCGCGCGTCCAGGGTGATGTTTGGGGTGCGTCGATTCCGGGGCAGGACGAAGGGACGACGGTCTATTACCGTATCCAGGCCACCAACAGCGTCGGCCTCACTTCGTTCAGCCCGCAGCAAAACTACCGTTTCGGCTATGTGGTCCGTAACAATGGCGGCCTGCGGGTGCGCGACGTTCAGTTCCGGCCGGCCAACTGGGAGACCGACTACTCGATCTATCGCGGTTATGAGGTAACGCTAACCGGGGTAGTAACGACCCCGTCCTCGTTTGCGCAGACCTATGGCGCTTACGTGATCCAGGATGCCGCCGCCGGCTGGTCCGGTATTATGGTGCGCGGCGTTCAACAGGAATTGCAGGTCGGTGCCCGCGTCCGCGTTACAGGCACCGTCATGGAACAGGATCCACAGAACCGACGGGTTTGGGAGTTCTGCACGTATATCCAAACTGCCAACATCGAAGTGCTGGGGCAGGAGAATCCTCCCGCGCCGGTGCTGGTCGGCGGTGTCAGCGACCTCACCTTTGCCCGTCGCGCCGAGGAGTTGGAAGGTGTGCTGGTGCGCTTGCTCGACTTTGAAGTCGATACCCTTTCCGGTATCAACCCCGATGCTACGCAATACTGGCCCATCACCGACCGGACCGGCGAAGGTTGGTTCACTACCATTGGCCTGACCGAGGGGCAGATTGGCGAAGCGAACATTCGCTCCTTCCGACAGGGCACTACGATCCAGTCGATGACCGGCATCTTCACCGAGAATAACGGCCGCTATGCGCTGGCGCCGCGCTCGGGGCAGGATATCGGTCCGGCTGATGTGCGCGAGCCGGGCACCGGTCCCGTCTATGGCTTTGCGCTGCATCCGTCGTTCCCGAATCCCTTCAACGGGCGGACGACGGTCGGATTCGAACTCTCGCGCCGCGGACGGATCGAACTCGGCCTCTATGACATGGCCGGACGACTGATCGCCGATGTAACGAACGGCAATTACGAAGCCGGACGGCACAATCTGGTGATCGACGCCTCGGAACTGCCGAGCGGAGTCTATATGCTCCGTCTCGAGGCTGCCGATGGCCGGGTTGCCAGCCGCAAACTGGCGCTCGTGAAGTAG
- a CDS encoding prepilin peptidase translates to MASPDDRLALEHISHSSVTIHSSFFILNSSLQVLESAAFLPVLIFILGTMVGSFLNVVIHRVPRGESIVRPGSHCPHCGRPVRALENIPILSYIFLWGRCAGCRGRISLRYPVVEALMGLLAVAMLMKFGLTWDALHYTALAALLLALSAIDLDTMRLPNAITLSGALIAAATTLLLRRDAVLMMLLGGLMGLGLMIFMGLLGKVLFRKETLGYGDVKLGGMIGLFVGPWHTLGMFVFGVATGAVIGLGAILIGRREWGSRIPFGPFLALGTLVSLFWGQAALDWYLRLAMRVAS, encoded by the coding sequence GTGGCTTCGCCGGACGACCGGCTTGCATTAGAGCATATCTCTCATTCTTCAGTCACAATTCATTCTTCGTTCTTTATACTAAATTCTTCACTCCAGGTTCTTGAGTCTGCGGCTTTCCTGCCGGTGCTGATCTTCATCCTGGGGACGATGGTCGGATCGTTTCTTAACGTGGTGATTCACCGGGTGCCACGCGGCGAATCTATCGTCCGGCCGGGATCGCACTGTCCTCATTGCGGACGGCCGGTGAGGGCGCTCGAAAATATCCCAATCCTGTCGTATATCTTTTTATGGGGCCGGTGCGCCGGCTGCCGGGGGCGGATATCGTTGCGCTACCCGGTTGTCGAGGCGCTTATGGGGCTGTTGGCCGTTGCGATGTTGATGAAGTTCGGCCTGACCTGGGATGCGCTGCACTACACCGCGCTCGCGGCTCTCCTCCTCGCGCTCTCGGCCATCGACCTCGACACGATGCGACTTCCGAATGCAATTACCCTTTCCGGAGCCCTCATCGCTGCTGCGACAACGTTGCTGCTCCGGCGCGACGCCGTCCTGATGATGTTGCTCGGCGGACTGATGGGGTTGGGGCTGATGATCTTCATGGGGCTTCTGGGCAAAGTGCTCTTCCGGAAGGAGACGCTCGGTTATGGCGACGTCAAGTTAGGCGGTATGATCGGGCTCTTCGTCGGGCCCTGGCATACGCTCGGGATGTTCGTTTTCGGTGTCGCGACCGGCGCCGTGATCGGACTCGGCGCCATCTTGATCGGGCGGCGGGAATGGGGCTCGAGGATACCCTTCGGTCCCTTTCTGGCGTTGGGGACACTCGTATCGCTCTTTTGGGGTCAAGCGGCCCTCGATTGGTATCTTCGACTAGCGATGCGAGTCGCTTCTTGA
- a CDS encoding acetate kinase — translation MLILVLNSGSSSVKFRLFEMEGEVCLAWGMVDRIGARGSILTQERHDGHKVKLAGEIIDHQQAIEYILAILLSPNHGVITDRAMIAAVGHRVVHGGERFTASVRIDSEVMAQLHDCIELAPLHNPANIKGIQACKALLPNAPQVAVFDTSFHYRMPDYAYLYGLPFILYKRYGVRRYGFHGTSHRYVASRAADLMRRPLEEINLITAHLGNGCSMAAVQGGISIDTTMGFTPVEGLLMGTRTGDLDAGALLYIMSREEIGIGEATSLINKHSGLLGISGVSNDMREIEAESAAGNARAQTALDIFAYRVKKTIGAYAAALGRLDGIVFTGGIGENSAKVRELSLTGLDTFNVHFDGGANSASSKIERFIDSGEGVRIMVIPTNEELVIARDTRELVM, via the coding sequence ATGCTCATCCTGGTTTTGAACAGCGGCTCGAGTTCGGTAAAATTCCGTCTCTTTGAGATGGAGGGCGAAGTCTGCCTCGCTTGGGGAATGGTCGATCGCATCGGCGCGCGCGGCTCGATTCTGACTCAGGAGCGGCACGATGGCCATAAGGTCAAACTGGCGGGAGAGATCATCGATCACCAGCAGGCAATCGAGTATATCCTCGCGATTCTGCTCTCGCCCAATCACGGCGTCATCACCGACCGCGCGATGATTGCGGCTGTTGGACACCGTGTCGTTCACGGCGGCGAACGGTTCACCGCCTCGGTCCGGATCGACAGCGAAGTGATGGCGCAACTTCACGACTGCATCGAACTGGCGCCGCTCCACAATCCCGCCAACATCAAAGGCATTCAGGCTTGCAAGGCGCTGTTGCCAAATGCTCCGCAGGTCGCCGTATTCGACACCTCGTTTCATTACCGGATGCCTGACTACGCCTACCTCTACGGCCTGCCATTTATCCTATACAAGCGATACGGCGTCCGACGCTACGGCTTTCACGGCACCTCGCATCGCTATGTTGCGTCGCGAGCCGCAGACTTGATGCGCCGTCCTCTCGAGGAAATCAACCTCATCACCGCGCACCTTGGCAACGGTTGCAGCATGGCTGCAGTCCAGGGCGGCATCTCGATCGATACGACGATGGGCTTCACTCCGGTCGAAGGCCTTCTGATGGGCACCCGCACCGGCGATCTCGATGCTGGTGCTCTCCTCTACATCATGAGCCGCGAGGAGATCGGCATCGGCGAAGCGACCTCGCTCATCAACAAGCACTCCGGCCTGTTGGGTATCTCCGGCGTCTCTAATGATATGCGTGAGATCGAGGCGGAATCCGCTGCCGGCAACGCGCGAGCGCAGACCGCGCTCGACATTTTCGCTTATCGCGTGAAAAAGACCATCGGGGCCTATGCTGCCGCGTTGGGACGTCTGGACGGCATCGTCTTCACCGGCGGCATCGGCGAGAACTCGGCTAAGGTGCGGGAACTGTCGCTGACCGGTCTGGACACTTTTAATGTGCACTTTGACGGAGGCGCTAATTCGGCATCATCGAAAATCGAACGCTTCATCGACAGTGGCGAGGGTGTCCGCATAATGGTGATCCCGACCAACGAGGAACTAGTCATCGCCCGCGACACGCGGGAACTGGTGATGTAA
- a CDS encoding VOC family protein, producing MARKVSLSLRRREAGFSERVSTRPSILTSLGENLEQEPLEGEFTPEVDLGWLEICFSVKDLAKSTEFYARLGFEIVGGDPLEGWAVMENDAYRIALYEGHITGNMLNFRGVEVRELAAKLKERGVVFKSEPELEEDGSVGATIEDPDGNIIYLNTHPDELIDDCDEEECDNPEHHHHHHHHGH from the coding sequence ATGGCGCGCAAAGTATCCTTGTCGCTGCGACGGCGTGAGGCAGGATTTAGCGAGCGTGTATCGACCCGCCCATCCATTTTAACATCATTGGGAGAGAACCTGGAACAAGAACCACTCGAAGGCGAATTTACCCCCGAAGTCGATCTCGGCTGGCTTGAGATTTGCTTTTCGGTAAAGGATCTGGCGAAGTCCACCGAATTCTACGCCCGTCTCGGTTTCGAGATCGTCGGCGGCGATCCGCTCGAAGGCTGGGCGGTGATGGAGAACGACGCCTACCGTATCGCCTTATACGAAGGACATATCACTGGTAATATGCTCAACTTCCGCGGCGTCGAGGTGCGTGAACTTGCCGCCAAATTGAAAGAGCGGGGAGTCGTCTTCAAGAGCGAACCGGAACTGGAGGAAGATGGCTCCGTCGGCGCGACCATCGAAGACCCCGACGGCAACATCATCTATCTCAACACCCATCCTGACGAACTGATCGACGACTGCGATGAAGAGGAGTGCGACAACCCGGAGCACCATCATCACCATCATCATCACGGTCATTGA
- a CDS encoding methyltransferase domain-containing protein, protein MQKRVSSDRDKPPQPRPRNGDRRRAALGPVPNLEEHVRSDWWRGIFNSLYLKTDADVVADDAITRTEVDLFSDLLRLAPEQPLLDLCCGQGRHCLELARRGLRNVEGLDRSHYLIQRAKATARSEGLQVRFREGDARKLPYPADAFDVITILGNSFGYFESVADDLRVLKEILRTLRPWGRLLVDVTDGDFVRAHYQPRSWEWIDRKHFVCRERSLSAGGDRLITREVITHVDRGVLVDQFYAERLYNRESLADLMKTAGIGDFTLHAEFSPNSARNQDLGMMAQRLVATSVCRKDWTPRRKKARSDVRNVVVLLGDPSKPDPLKPLTVWDDDDFYTIDQMKAALKEIPGYDFAYLNSHDSLASDLKRLAGRFDYVLNLCDEGFGNDPRRELHIPALLEQLDIPYTGAGPQCLAYCYDKSLVRGIAKEMEIPVPEAIFVKPGDIRLELPVAFPMIVKPNYGDSSFGITQRSIAYNHEDLANAILDIRGQFGYDKPLLVEEFLTGRDISVGIIGNPPESYLVLPVIEEDYSVLPEGLPHICGYEAKWLPESPYWQIRSVPADLPEETRQMIVAWCLRLFTRLECRDYARFDWRLDAAGRPKLLEVNPNPGWCWDGHLAKMFRLGGGTYSRMLQELLQSAERRIGLRPMDEKRDDTAAAIGMNGNGAQSILVAATA, encoded by the coding sequence ATGCAGAAGCGCGTCAGTTCCGACCGCGACAAACCTCCCCAACCTCGCCCCCGCAACGGCGACCGGCGCCGCGCGGCTCTCGGCCCGGTTCCCAATCTCGAGGAACATGTCCGGTCCGATTGGTGGCGGGGCATATTTAATTCCCTCTACCTGAAGACCGATGCCGATGTCGTCGCCGACGACGCCATTACCCGCACCGAAGTCGATCTCTTTTCGGATCTGCTTAGACTGGCGCCCGAACAGCCGCTGCTCGATCTCTGCTGCGGGCAAGGCCGGCACTGCCTCGAACTGGCGCGTCGGGGGTTGCGCAATGTCGAAGGACTGGACCGGTCGCACTACCTGATCCAGCGCGCCAAGGCGACAGCTCGCTCGGAGGGCCTCCAGGTTCGCTTTCGCGAAGGCGATGCGCGCAAACTGCCTTATCCCGCCGATGCCTTCGACGTCATCACCATATTGGGCAACAGTTTCGGATACTTTGAATCGGTTGCCGACGACCTCCGCGTCCTCAAGGAAATTCTTCGCACCCTGCGGCCCTGGGGGCGGCTGCTCGTGGACGTAACCGACGGCGACTTTGTCCGGGCGCACTACCAGCCGCGCTCCTGGGAGTGGATTGACCGCAAGCACTTCGTATGCCGCGAGCGCTCCCTCTCCGCCGGCGGCGACCGGCTCATCACCCGTGAGGTGATCACCCATGTCGACCGCGGGGTGCTGGTCGATCAGTTCTACGCCGAACGGCTCTACAACCGCGAGTCGCTCGCCGACCTGATGAAAACAGCCGGTATCGGCGATTTCACCCTGCACGCCGAGTTCAGCCCCAATTCGGCGCGTAACCAGGACCTCGGGATGATGGCCCAGCGGCTCGTCGCGACCTCGGTCTGCCGCAAGGACTGGACGCCCCGCAGAAAGAAGGCGCGCAGCGACGTCCGTAATGTGGTCGTTCTCCTTGGCGACCCCTCCAAACCTGACCCGTTAAAACCGCTCACCGTTTGGGACGACGACGACTTCTATACCATCGACCAGATGAAAGCGGCTCTTAAGGAGATTCCCGGCTACGATTTCGCATATTTGAACAGCCATGACTCGCTCGCCTCCGATTTGAAGCGACTCGCCGGGCGATTCGACTATGTCCTCAACCTTTGCGACGAAGGCTTCGGCAACGATCCGCGGCGGGAACTCCATATCCCCGCGCTCCTGGAACAACTCGACATCCCCTACACCGGTGCCGGTCCGCAATGTCTTGCGTATTGCTATGACAAGTCGCTGGTGCGGGGGATTGCCAAGGAGATGGAAATCCCGGTGCCGGAAGCGATCTTCGTCAAGCCGGGCGACATCCGGCTCGAACTGCCGGTCGCCTTCCCGATGATCGTCAAGCCGAATTATGGAGACTCGTCGTTCGGCATCACCCAGCGTTCGATTGCCTATAACCACGAGGACCTTGCCAATGCGATACTCGACATCCGTGGACAGTTCGGCTATGACAAGCCGCTCCTGGTCGAGGAATTTCTAACCGGTCGCGATATCAGCGTTGGGATCATCGGCAACCCGCCCGAATCTTACCTCGTCCTGCCGGTCATCGAGGAGGACTATTCGGTGCTGCCCGAAGGCTTGCCGCACATCTGCGGCTACGAAGCGAAATGGCTGCCCGAATCACCCTACTGGCAGATCAGGTCGGTTCCTGCCGATCTTCCTGAAGAGACGCGCCAGATGATCGTCGCCTGGTGTTTGCGTCTCTTCACCCGCCTCGAGTGCCGCGACTATGCCCGGTTCGATTGGCGGCTCGATGCCGCCGGCCGGCCGAAGTTGCTCGAAGTCAATCCCAATCCGGGCTGGTGTTGGGATGGCCATTTGGCCAAGATGTTCCGGCTCGGCGGAGGAACCTATTCACGGATGCTGCAGGAGTTGCTGCAATCGGCCGAGCGGCGGATAGGCTTGCGACCGATGGACGAAAAGCGCGACGATACAGCAGCCGCAATCGGAATGAACGGCAATGGCGCGCAAAGTATCCTTGTCGCTGCGACGGCGTGA